In Sulfuricurvum sp., the sequence AATTTTTAACGGTGATAGCACGATTTATGGTATTACACGTGCAATTAATCAAATTGTTACTTCAGTCAACAGTGATGGATTGTCACTTCCCCAGTTCGGAATAGATATGGCACAAGATGGTACAATGAGTTTTAATAGTTCTACATTTATCTCCAAATTCAATGAGAATAATGCCCTTTCTGAAAAATTTTTCAGCGGTTTAACAACAACGGATACCTCCGGAAACACGACATCTGTCGACGGTGTCTTTACCTCGATGAATCTATTAATGAAACGATATACAGCTTCAAGCGGTATTATGGAGACTTTAACGACCGGTTCAGCAACTGATCTTAAAGCTTTGAATGACAATAGAACAAAATCACAAGCACTTCTTGACGCACGATATGCAGCTATGGCGGCGCGCTTTAGCCAATATGATACGATTATGAACAAATTAACTAATAGTTTTTCTTCTCTTTTAACGCAAATCAATGCCTATTCAAATGGTAGTAACTAAGCAGCAAAAAAATTGGTATCAATTTTGCTTAATTCTATCATCTAGAGTTGATAGGATGTGTAATGCTGAATGGAAAGAATATCCTCATTACCGGCGGAACCGGGAGTTTTGGCAAACAATTTGTTAAAACTATTTTAAAACACTTTAAACCTAATAAAATTATTATTTATTCCCGTGATGAACTCAAACAATATGAGATGGCACAACGATTCAACGACCCTTGTATGCGCTATTTTATTGGAGATGTACGTGATCTGCCTCGATTAGAAAGTGCTATGAACGGTGTCAATTATGTGGTTCATGCCGCAGCACTCAAGCATGTTCCTATCGCTGAGTACAATCCTATGGAATGTATTAAAACCAATATCAATGGTGCTCAAAATGTTATCGACGCGTCATTACGCTCTGGAGTAAGTAAGGTTATCGCCCTCTCAACCGATAAAGCCGCCAGTCCGATCAATCTCTATGGAGCTACGAAACTTGCCAGTGATAAGCTCTTCGTTGCTGCCAACAACATCCGCGGAGGAAAAGATATCCGTTTTGCCGTTGTCCGATACGGCAATGTTTTAGGATCACGCGGTTCTGTCGTCCCTTTCTTCCAAAAATTGATTGCTGAGGGTGCAACCGAACTCCCGATCACAGATGACCGAATGACCCGGTTTTGGATTACCCTCCAAGAAGGGGTTGATTTTGTCCTTAAAAACTTCCAACGGATGCACGGAGGAGAGATCTTTATTCCGAAAATCCCTTCAATGAAGGTAATCGACGTAGCCAGCGCTATAGCGCCGAATCTTCCCCATAAAATCGTCGGTATCCGTCCGGGAGAAAAGATGCATGAAGTGATGTGCCCACGGGATGATTCGCATCTCACTCTCGAATTTCACGATCATTATGTCATTAAACCTTCTATTCAATTTACTGAAAATGCCGACTTTTCCAAAAACAATTGCGGCGAAATCGGAACTCCTGTGGAGTACGGGTTCAAATACAGTTCTGAGACAAATACCCAATGGCTCAGCCCTGAAGCGTTAATGGAAAAGATTGCCCTCTCACAGGATGAGGAAAAATAAGTATGATCCCCTACTCTACCCAGCTGATCGAAGAGGATGATATTGCCGCCGTTACAGAAGTCCTTAAAAGTTCCCATCTAACCCAAGGCGCCAAGGTCGAAGAGTTTGAAGAAGCGATTGCAGGCTATGTCGGAGCACGCTACTGCATCGTTTTTAATTCGGCCACTTCAGCCCTCCATGCGGCATATGATGC encodes:
- the pseB gene encoding UDP-N-acetylglucosamine 4,6-dehydratase (inverting) encodes the protein MLNGKNILITGGTGSFGKQFVKTILKHFKPNKIIIYSRDELKQYEMAQRFNDPCMRYFIGDVRDLPRLESAMNGVNYVVHAAALKHVPIAEYNPMECIKTNINGAQNVIDASLRSGVSKVIALSTDKAASPINLYGATKLASDKLFVAANNIRGGKDIRFAVVRYGNVLGSRGSVVPFFQKLIAEGATELPITDDRMTRFWITLQEGVDFVLKNFQRMHGGEIFIPKIPSMKVIDVASAIAPNLPHKIVGIRPGEKMHEVMCPRDDSHLTLEFHDHYVIKPSIQFTENADFSKNNCGEIGTPVEYGFKYSSETNTQWLSPEALMEKIALSQDEEK